One segment of Primulina tabacum isolate GXHZ01 chromosome 14, ASM2559414v2, whole genome shotgun sequence DNA contains the following:
- the LOC142525522 gene encoding uncharacterized protein LOC142525522, giving the protein MDEFQGRSNFCGHEEADDEERKLVTNFLARKELDVVVWEDAVMSLSGPILCHFLFGDPVESEIINVYMRIMQKQSLQHGFEIYCMDTMVQKEVLTKLEQHGKRSMVHRDDYGAFLSLMTSFTMARLQELTGELFRRCRYIIFPINDRWHWFLLVYRRDEGIFKVWNSMHDPFSVGKAKVYTKFLAGSIRHLWGFDFVSELVLREPCRQQGATLDCGVYACMWLECLARDTDEIWSYAQDVKMDTYRARLAATILSDENGLLKNKFE; this is encoded by the exons ATGGATGAGTTTCAAGGTAGATCAAATTTCTGTGGACATGAAGAAGCTGATGATGAAGAGAGAAAATTGGTGACAAACTTTCTTGCTAGAAAAGAGTTGGA TGTTGTCGTTTGGGAAGATGCGGTTATGAGTTTAAGTGGACCGATATTATGTCATTTTCTTTTTGGTGATCCTGTTGAGTCTGAGATAATTAATGTTTACATGAGAATTATGCAAAAGCAAAGTTTGCAGCATGGATTTGAGATTTATTGCATGGACACAATGGTGCAG AAAGAAGTCCTTACGAAGTTGGAACAACATGGGAAAAGATCGATGGTACATCGGGATGATTATGGAGCTTTTCTTTCACTGATGACATCTTTCACGATGGCTAGACTGCAGGAACTGACTGGAGAATTATTTAGAAGATGCAGATACATCATTTTCCCTATTAATGACAGGTGGCATTGGTTTTTGTTGGTTTACAGAAGAGATGAAGGGATATTTAAAGTGTGGAACTCCATGCATGATCCATTCTCAGTTGGGAAAGCCAAAGTTTAT ACAAAGTTTTTGGCTGGTTCCATACGTCACTTATGGGGATTCGACTTTGTAAGTGAGCTAGTGTTAAGAGAACCTTGTCGTCAACAAGGTGCAACCCTCGATTGTGGTGTctatgcatgcatgtggttggAGTGTCTAGCCCGTGACACAGATGAGATATGGAGCTATGCACAGGATGTGAAGATGGACACTTATCGAGCACGTTTGGCAGCCACAATATTATCTGATGAAAATGGATTGTTGAAAAACAAGTTTGAGTAA
- the LOC142524329 gene encoding protein decapping 5-like isoform X2, producing the protein MEAESSAAAASGGRSGGTGASADSYIGSLISLTSKSEIRYEGVLHNINTEESSIGLRNVRSFGTEGRKKDGQQVPPSDKTYEYILFRGSDIKDLQVKTSPVQTTPPINSDPAIIQSHFPHPTTPSTSLPTAPSGSFTDLGSHSSQLGLPGSNFQSGLPLYQPGANLNSWGSSPPNANGSGLAMPMYWQGFYGTPNGMPQIRQQSLLPPPPVLAIPPSMQHMQFSSFNSSLPTAASSLPSSNFPEFNPSMVTNSTTSAGPTSISLPVSTLSLNVHPLQPSPLASGTTPNLLPNIAPAPIIPISMPISHFPTLAHSSTLVLANAGVPSVANTPSAMPRPATLSQQTISQPVRASATGASVSFPAETMLPPLVNPWHLLQSEPASVSSPQLLQTTQEDVEVVTVLPKSSSGLPAPVVTEARPPILPLPTNTRSHKISRPVTKFTEDFDFMAMNEKFKKDEVWGHLGRSNKSQSKDKEINGSACDEYDLHDEDDSELSKFEIKPAVYKKDDFFDSLSSNTSDNNHNHGRTRYSEQMKVDTQTFGEFPRYRSRGLGRGGGGRFRGSYYGGRGYGGYGHAGRSRGRGGQNHDS; encoded by the exons ATGGAGGCAGAGAGTTCGGCGGCGGCGGCGTCTGGTGGTAGATCTGGCGGCACTGGAGCATCGGCGGACTCGTACATCGGCAGCTTGATTAGCTTGACGTCGAAGAGCGAGATTAGGTATGAAGGCGTGCTGCACAACATCAACACAGAAGAATCCAGCATCGGTTTGCGAAATG TGAGATCCTTTGGAACAGAAGGACGGAAAAAGGACGGCCAACAAGTCCCTCCCAGTGACAAAACTTATGAATACATACTGTTCAGAGGAAGTGATATCAAG GATTTACAGGTCAAAACTTCTCCAGTTCAAACTACACCTCCCATAAATAGCGATCCTGCAATTATCCAA TCTCACTTCCCTCATCCAACAACCCCCTCCACAAGCTTGCCCACAGCTCCTAGTGGATCCTTTACTGATCTTGGTTCCCATTCTTCACAACTGGGCCTCCCTGGATCCAATTTCCAAAGTGGTCTGCCTTTATATCAGCCTGGAGCGAACTTGAATTCCTGGGGATCTTCTCCTCCAAATGCAAATGGAAGTGGCTTAGCCATGCCTATGTATTGGCAAGGATTTTATGGTACCCCTAATGGGATGCCTCAAATACGTCAACAATCCTTACTTCCGCCACCTCCAGTCTTGGCAATTCCTCCCTCCATGCAACATATGCAATTTTCTAGTTTCAACTCATCATTGCCGACCGCAGCATCAAGCTTGCCCAGTTCTAATTTTCCTGAATTTAACCCTTCCATGGTTACAAACAGCACTACTTCTGCTGGTCCAACCTCTATTTCATTACCTGTTTCAACATTGTCTTTGAATGTTCATCCTCTGCAGCCTTCACCACTAGCATCTGGAACAACACCCAATCTATTACCAAACATTGCCCCTGCACCCATTATCCCTATATCTATGCCAATCTCTCATTTCCCCACTTTGGCCCATTCCTCTACTTTAGTTTTGGCCAATGCAGGTGTACCTTCAGTAGCTAACACTCCTAGTGCAATGCCTAGGCCAGCAACATTATCCCAGCAGACAATTTCTCAACCTGTAAGAGCTTCAGCTACTGGGGCATCTGTTTCGTTTCCTGCAGAAACGATGCTTCCTCCACTTGTAAATCCTTGGCATCTGTTGCAATCTGAGCCAGCTAGTGTTTCTTCCCCTCAACTTCTTCAAACAACTCAGGAAGATGTGGAAGTAGTTACAGTGTTACCCAAGTCATCATCTGGACTACCAGCCCCCGTTGTAACAGAAGCTCGGCCGCCGATATTACCTTTACCAACAAACACTAGAAGTCATAAG ATCTCACGCCCTGTGACAAAATTTACCGAAGATTTTGATTTCATGGCAATGAATGAGAAATTTAAAAAGGACGAAGTGTGGGGTCATTTAGGAAGAAGTAATAAATCCCAATCTAAGGATAAAGAAATAAATGGAAGTGcatgtgatgaatatgattTACATGATGAGGACGATTCTGAATTGTCGAAGTTTGAGATCAAG CCTGCTGTTTATAAGAAGGATGACTTTTTTGATTCGCTTTCTTCTAATACCTCTGACAACAACCATAATCATGGAAGAACTAGGTATTCAGAACAAATGAAAGTGGACACCCAG ACATTTGGAGAATTTCCCCGGTATCGGAGTCGTGGCCTTGGCCGTGGTGGTGGTGGTCGGTTTCGTGGCTCTTATTATGGTGGAAGAGGTTATGGTGGATATGGTCACGCTGGTAGGTCTCGTGGTCGAGGTGGCCAGAATCATGATTCATGA
- the LOC142524329 gene encoding protein decapping 5-like isoform X1: MEAESSAAAASGGRSGGTGASADSYIGSLISLTSKSEIRYEGVLHNINTEESSIGLRNVRSFGTEGRKKDGQQVPPSDKTYEYILFRGSDIKDLQVKTSPVQTTPPINSDPAIIQSHFPHPTTPSTSLPTAPSGSFTDLGSHSSQLGLPGSNFQSGLPLYQPGANLNSWGSSPPNANGSGLAMPMYWQGFYGTPNGMPQIRQQSLLPPPPVLAIPPSMQHMQFSSFNSSLPTAASSLPSSNFPEFNPSMVTNSTTSAGPTSISLPVSTLSLNVHPLQPSPLASGTTPNLLPNIAPAPIIPISMPISHFPTLAHSSTLVLANAGVPSVANTPSAMPRPATLSQQTISQPVRASATGASVSFPAETMLPPLVNPWHLLQSEPASVSSPQLLQTTQEDVEVVTVLPKSSSGLPAPVVTEARPPILPLPTNTRSHKLNGAAYHTCNNFRGRGGRESGISRPVTKFTEDFDFMAMNEKFKKDEVWGHLGRSNKSQSKDKEINGSACDEYDLHDEDDSELSKFEIKPAVYKKDDFFDSLSSNTSDNNHNHGRTRYSEQMKVDTQTFGEFPRYRSRGLGRGGGGRFRGSYYGGRGYGGYGHAGRSRGRGGQNHDS; this comes from the exons ATGGAGGCAGAGAGTTCGGCGGCGGCGGCGTCTGGTGGTAGATCTGGCGGCACTGGAGCATCGGCGGACTCGTACATCGGCAGCTTGATTAGCTTGACGTCGAAGAGCGAGATTAGGTATGAAGGCGTGCTGCACAACATCAACACAGAAGAATCCAGCATCGGTTTGCGAAATG TGAGATCCTTTGGAACAGAAGGACGGAAAAAGGACGGCCAACAAGTCCCTCCCAGTGACAAAACTTATGAATACATACTGTTCAGAGGAAGTGATATCAAG GATTTACAGGTCAAAACTTCTCCAGTTCAAACTACACCTCCCATAAATAGCGATCCTGCAATTATCCAA TCTCACTTCCCTCATCCAACAACCCCCTCCACAAGCTTGCCCACAGCTCCTAGTGGATCCTTTACTGATCTTGGTTCCCATTCTTCACAACTGGGCCTCCCTGGATCCAATTTCCAAAGTGGTCTGCCTTTATATCAGCCTGGAGCGAACTTGAATTCCTGGGGATCTTCTCCTCCAAATGCAAATGGAAGTGGCTTAGCCATGCCTATGTATTGGCAAGGATTTTATGGTACCCCTAATGGGATGCCTCAAATACGTCAACAATCCTTACTTCCGCCACCTCCAGTCTTGGCAATTCCTCCCTCCATGCAACATATGCAATTTTCTAGTTTCAACTCATCATTGCCGACCGCAGCATCAAGCTTGCCCAGTTCTAATTTTCCTGAATTTAACCCTTCCATGGTTACAAACAGCACTACTTCTGCTGGTCCAACCTCTATTTCATTACCTGTTTCAACATTGTCTTTGAATGTTCATCCTCTGCAGCCTTCACCACTAGCATCTGGAACAACACCCAATCTATTACCAAACATTGCCCCTGCACCCATTATCCCTATATCTATGCCAATCTCTCATTTCCCCACTTTGGCCCATTCCTCTACTTTAGTTTTGGCCAATGCAGGTGTACCTTCAGTAGCTAACACTCCTAGTGCAATGCCTAGGCCAGCAACATTATCCCAGCAGACAATTTCTCAACCTGTAAGAGCTTCAGCTACTGGGGCATCTGTTTCGTTTCCTGCAGAAACGATGCTTCCTCCACTTGTAAATCCTTGGCATCTGTTGCAATCTGAGCCAGCTAGTGTTTCTTCCCCTCAACTTCTTCAAACAACTCAGGAAGATGTGGAAGTAGTTACAGTGTTACCCAAGTCATCATCTGGACTACCAGCCCCCGTTGTAACAGAAGCTCGGCCGCCGATATTACCTTTACCAACAAACACTAGAAGTCATAAG CTCAATGGGGCTGCTTATCACACGTGTAACAACTTCAGAGGGCGTGGTGGCAGAGAATCTGGG ATCTCACGCCCTGTGACAAAATTTACCGAAGATTTTGATTTCATGGCAATGAATGAGAAATTTAAAAAGGACGAAGTGTGGGGTCATTTAGGAAGAAGTAATAAATCCCAATCTAAGGATAAAGAAATAAATGGAAGTGcatgtgatgaatatgattTACATGATGAGGACGATTCTGAATTGTCGAAGTTTGAGATCAAG CCTGCTGTTTATAAGAAGGATGACTTTTTTGATTCGCTTTCTTCTAATACCTCTGACAACAACCATAATCATGGAAGAACTAGGTATTCAGAACAAATGAAAGTGGACACCCAG ACATTTGGAGAATTTCCCCGGTATCGGAGTCGTGGCCTTGGCCGTGGTGGTGGTGGTCGGTTTCGTGGCTCTTATTATGGTGGAAGAGGTTATGGTGGATATGGTCACGCTGGTAGGTCTCGTGGTCGAGGTGGCCAGAATCATGATTCATGA
- the LOC142523759 gene encoding uncharacterized protein LOC142523759: MTVFTLVDAPSSYNIVFGRPAMNEMRAVTSTYNQKIKFSVQGQVGEVRGDQPSSRKCYGETVRVDQKRARKEDKGKKGSRAEEVAEEREVHFVAEEEQEVVEVEPGKHIRVARNLNASTRELVGISPQVAEHKLHIIPGSRPVKQKKRHFGPEKDKVIDEQGYHQIPLAREDQDKASFITSGGTVCYVVMPFGLKNAGATYQHLMNHVFQKQMGRNVEFYVDDILIKTREISFFVADLAETFATLKQYGIKLNPAKCIFGVKSGKFLGFLVTNRGIEVNPEKIKTVLDMPSPPIYPGSAKINRENCCFISIHFKVCIQKLSIFSNSEEGPKVWLGREM, encoded by the exons ATGACTGTCTTTACATTAGTGGATGCTCCTTCTTCGTATAACATCGTCTTTGGGCGACCAGCTATGAACGAGATGAGGGCTGTGACCTCCActtataatcagaaaatcaaattttctGTACAAGGTCAGGTCGGGGAGGTCAGGGGAGATCAGCCTTCATCTCGGAAATGTTATGGGGAGACGGTCCGAGTGGATCAGAAGAGGGCAAGGAAGGAAgacaaggggaagaaggggagCCGGGCAGAGGAGGTGGCCGAGGAAAGGGAGGTGCATTTCGTTGCCGAGGAGGAGCAGGAAGTGGTGGAGGTTGAGCCAGGGAAGCATATCCGGGTGGCCCGAAATCTTAATGCTTCCACCCGG GAACTAGTCGGGATCTCACCCCAAGTGGCTGAGCATAAATTGCATATTATCCCGGGGTCCCGGCCTGTGAAGCAGAAGAAAAGACATTTTGGCCCCGAAAAAGATAAAGTCATTGATGAACAG GGATACCATCAAATCCCCCTTGCTCgggaagatcaagataaagctAGTTTTATCACTTCAGGAGGCACCGTCTGTTATGTGGTCATGCCCTTTGGATTGAAGAACGCCGGAGCCACATACCAGCATCTGATGAATCATGTTTTTCAGAAACAGATGGGTAGGAATGTGGAATTTTACGTGGATGACATCTTAATCAAGACCCGGGAAATCTCTTTCTTTGTTGCTGACCTAGCCGAGACCTTTGCCACCCTAAAGCAGTATGGAATAAAGCTCAACCCGGCCAAATGTATTTTTGGTGTAAAGAGTGGAAAATTCTTGGGTTTTCTGGTGACTAACCGAGGAATTGAAGTAAACCCGGAAAAAATCAAAACAGTGCTTGATATGCCTTCCCCCCCAATCTATCCGGGAAGTGCAAAAATTAACAGGGAGAATTGCTGCTTTATCTCGATTCATTTCAAGGTCTGCATACAGAAGTTATCCATTTTTTCAAATTCTGAGGAAGGCCCAAAAGTTTGGTTGGGACGAGAAATGTGA
- the LOC142523758 gene encoding uncharacterized protein LOC142523758 translates to MAMLHCYGDQIKCKVFLTTLVDSAQRWFEGLAPQNIQSFEDFQKVFLHQFSSSKKYKKTAFSLFEVKQGQDETLRAYIKRFNRVALDVPACAPETKNTAFTQGLWEGDFFRSLTKKLPGDFEDLLSRAEKYINMEEAQNQKREALKRARGDRVVRPKEIAHKQGGSGHFSNIPLRIARDREIQECSSDIAQHPSSRARLPRPEKKGFCTLHKECSHDTSDC, encoded by the coding sequence ATGGCCATGCTACATTGTTACGGAGACCAGATTAAATGCAAAGTGTTCCTGACCACCCTGGTCGACTCGGCCCAGAGATGGTTCGAAGGGTTGGCACCTCAAAACATCCAATCATTTGAAGATTTCCAAAAAGTGTTCTTGCACCAGTTTAGCAGCAGCAAGAAATATAAGAAGACTGCTTTCAGTTTGTTTGAAGTAAAACAAGGCCAGGACGAGACTTTGAGGGCATACATCAAAAGATTCAATCGAGTGGCTTTGGATGTCCCCGCCTGCGCCCCTGAGACAAAAAATACCGCATTTACGCAAGGGTTGTGGGAGGGAGATTTCTTTCGATCTCTAACAAAGAAACTGCCTGGAGACTTTGAAGATCTCTTATCCCGGGCAGAAAAGTACATCAACATGGAAGAGGCCCAAAACCAAAAGAGAGAAGCTTTGAAAAGAGCCAGGGGAGACCGGGTTGTCAGGCCCAAGGAGATAGCTCATAAGCAGGGCGGTTCGGGGCATTTTTCTAACATCCCTCTGAGAATTGCCCGGGATCGGGAAATTCAAGAATGTAGCTCAGATATAGCCCAGCACCCGAGTTCAAGGGCACGATTGCCGAGACCAGAGAAGAAAGGGTTTTGTACCCTTCATAAAGAATGTTCTCATGACACTAGTGACTGTTGA